In Dolichospermum flos-aquae CCAP 1403/13F, the following proteins share a genomic window:
- a CDS encoding AmpG family muropeptide MFS transporter — MKEIQALRQAFQSQKMGALLLLGFASGLPLFLTSRTLQLWMQDAKVDIAKITLFGLLSLPYSLKFLWSPLLDRFTPPLLGGRRGWLIITQIGLVLAIAALALQQPAQSEQVLQILAINCLIITFLSATQDIAGDAYRTDILNPLEAQPGASVWVLGYRIALFITSSLALVLADYLPWNVVYLLMAVIMAGSIFTTLWSPAEHKLQNKTQQAPISGKDVIFIVMITLLVAGLIAGVFVGFIPQPVFYWLLAGLLVAWITTSVLLPNSLLNEVSEDSPPENLQTAIFLPFKEFFHRFGIKQASLTLGFILLYKLGDSLVGITANLFLREIDFTKTEIGAIQAGMGFLATTVGVLAGGVIMTKINLNRSLWVFGGLQLLSNLGYYALAIAPRAEGIADKKDYSLLVIAVNIENFSAGLVTVATVAFLMRLCNHRFTTTQFALFSSLMAISRDVLSAPAGSWAKATGWPTFFLLSLVAALPGLLLLPIVAPWNPKVLAATRPGLEEEDIWEHK; from the coding sequence ATGAAAGAAATTCAAGCACTCCGACAGGCCTTCCAAAGCCAGAAAATGGGTGCTTTATTATTACTAGGTTTTGCATCAGGTTTACCACTATTCCTCACGAGTAGAACCCTACAACTATGGATGCAAGATGCCAAAGTTGATATTGCCAAAATCACCTTATTTGGTTTATTAAGTTTACCTTATTCCTTAAAATTTCTCTGGTCGCCGCTATTAGATAGATTTACACCACCATTATTAGGTGGGAGAAGAGGTTGGTTAATTATTACCCAAATTGGGTTAGTATTAGCGATCGCTGCCCTTGCCCTTCAACAACCAGCCCAAAGTGAACAAGTATTACAAATCCTCGCCATCAATTGCCTAATTATTACCTTCCTCAGTGCCACTCAGGACATCGCTGGTGATGCCTACCGGACAGACATTTTAAACCCCCTAGAGGCGCAACCAGGGGCATCTGTGTGGGTATTAGGCTACCGGATCGCCCTATTTATTACCAGTTCCCTCGCCTTAGTGTTAGCAGATTATCTACCTTGGAATGTAGTATATTTGCTCATGGCAGTGATTATGGCGGGAAGTATATTTACTACTTTGTGGTCGCCCGCAGAACACAAACTACAAAATAAAACACAACAAGCCCCCATTTCTGGAAAAGACGTGATTTTTATAGTCATGATCACGTTACTAGTAGCAGGGTTAATAGCTGGCGTTTTTGTCGGCTTCATTCCCCAACCTGTATTTTATTGGTTATTAGCAGGATTATTAGTGGCTTGGATAACGACATCCGTATTATTACCAAACTCCCTCCTAAATGAAGTTAGCGAAGATAGTCCACCTGAAAACTTACAAACAGCTATTTTCCTACCTTTCAAAGAATTTTTTCACCGCTTTGGTATCAAACAAGCGAGTTTAACACTAGGTTTTATATTACTTTATAAACTAGGTGATTCCCTCGTCGGCATCACAGCCAACTTATTTCTGAGAGAAATAGACTTTACCAAAACCGAAATCGGCGCAATTCAAGCAGGAATGGGATTTCTTGCCACCACCGTCGGCGTATTAGCTGGGGGTGTGATCATGACCAAAATTAACTTAAATCGCAGTTTGTGGGTATTTGGGGGGCTGCAATTATTGAGTAACTTAGGTTATTATGCCCTAGCGATAGCTCCGCGCGCCGAAGGCATCGCTGATAAAAAAGATTATTCCCTGTTAGTCATAGCCGTAAATATTGAAAACTTCTCGGCTGGATTAGTCACAGTCGCTACAGTCGCCTTTTTAATGCGTCTCTGTAACCACCGATTCACAACCACCCAGTTTGCGTTATTCTCCAGCCTCATGGCCATTAGTCGAGACGTACTTTCCGCACCCGCAGGAAGTTGGGCAAAAGCCACAGGTTGGCCGACATTTTTCTTACTTTCTCTTGTGGCGGCGCTACCTGGTTTGCTACTATTACCTATTGTTGCCCCTTGGAATCCCAAAGTATTGGCAGCAACTAGACCAGGACTAGAAGAAGAAGATATATGGGAACACAAGTAG
- the dndE gene encoding DNA sulfur modification protein DndE: MESPIERIKLSQTAKEQLLKLKRSTKIEQWNILCRWAFCRSLAETAAPSPVPIPQDSNVEMTWRVFGGEMSDILLLALKQRCYNDGLDTDRETLITQFRLHLHRGIGYLAGDQNIKKIEDIIEQATKKVKS, translated from the coding sequence ATGGAATCACCAATAGAAAGAATCAAACTCTCCCAAACAGCCAAAGAACAACTCCTCAAACTCAAACGCAGCACCAAAATCGAACAATGGAACATATTATGTCGGTGGGCGTTTTGTCGTTCCCTAGCAGAAACCGCTGCACCTTCCCCCGTACCTATTCCCCAAGATAGCAACGTCGAAATGACATGGCGGGTTTTTGGGGGAGAAATGTCCGATATTTTACTTTTAGCACTAAAACAAAGATGCTACAACGACGGCTTAGATACAGATAGAGAAACCCTGATTACGCAATTTCGCTTACATTTACATCGAGGTATTGGTTACTTAGCCGGAGATCAGAATATTAAGAAAATTGAAGATATAATTGAACAGGCCACAAAAAAAGTAAAATCCTGA
- a CDS encoding HNH endonuclease has product MSSRKITDSIQQQVRQRALELCEYCHASEKWQYVLFTVDHVIPLSKDGKNTIDNLALACFHCNRRKSNNLTAIDPDSGNQVALFNPRKSLWNEHFIWSTDGLIIIGLTPTGKATIGILDLNRERIINIRAADKAINRHPPPEDPIQK; this is encoded by the coding sequence GTGTCAAGTCGGAAAATAACAGATTCAATTCAGCAGCAAGTACGTCAACGCGCATTAGAATTATGCGAATATTGTCACGCATCAGAAAAATGGCAATATGTATTATTTACAGTAGATCATGTAATTCCATTAAGTAAAGATGGCAAAAATACTATAGATAATTTAGCACTGGCCTGTTTTCATTGTAACCGCAGAAAATCAAATAATCTCACAGCAATAGATCCTGATTCTGGTAATCAAGTTGCACTATTTAACCCTAGAAAAAGCCTGTGGAATGAACATTTTATCTGGTCAACAGATGGATTAATAATTATTGGTTTGACACCTACAGGAAAAGCAACAATAGGAATACTAGATTTAAATAGAGAAAGAATTATCAATATTCGTGCTGCTGATAAAGCTATTAATCGTCATCCACCTCCAGAAGATCCTATTCAAAAATAG